In the Arachis stenosperma cultivar V10309 chromosome 8, arast.V10309.gnm1.PFL2, whole genome shotgun sequence genome, TTGGCTTATGGTTAACTGCTTGCAATCCTTATTATTTCTCTGTCCTCACTTTCTCTGCTTGTATTTTTATACTTGGATCAATTAAGGGAACAATTAGATTTTTCTAACTCAAGTCATCTTTGATCATTTGACAGGTTGCGTTGATGTCCAACAACGGGATTGGTCCATACATTGCTGCATTTAAGAGTCAAGGTATTGGTCCTTGGAAAAAAGCACCAAAGAAGGTCAAGGTTATGCAACCTGTATGGTGTGACACTTGCAAGGTTACTTGTAATAGCAGGGATATGTATGTTTCACACTTAGCGGGGAAGAAACATCTCAAAAACTTGGAGAAACAGTCAAAACCAGAAGCCAGTGCAAATGCCACCAAACTGTTAATTGGCCCGCAGGAAAAGCCGAATACTGATAAAGTGAAATCGGAGGAAAAGGCAGATACCGATAAACCAAAAGAAAAGAAGGCTAAGGACTTGGATGTCGAGGCAAAGAAGCTCAAGGTTGTAGAAGGTGGCACTGCTGCAAATTCTGTTAGAACGTGCACTGCTTGTAATGTTGTATGCAACAGCGAGACAGTTTTCAATGCTCACCTTACTGGCCATAAACATGCTGCTAGGGTGAAGAAGCAAAATTTGGAGTCAAATGGGACAACTGCTAGCTGagattattaatttattagtgCTAACATGTGATCAAAATTTGTAGAGCTAATGCTGTGATCACTGTTTTTTGCTTGTCATTTCAATTTCAAAGTCTTTGATCTGGCATTGTATTGTATAGCTTCTTAGGGCGTACTTTTATGTTTTGATTGGTGGAAGGAGATGGAACAATAGAGTTCTGTTGTTTTACTTACATCAAATCTTCTTTATCCTATTACATTTTGTCAACCATACTCTGTTTGACATTTCTGAGTTTAAACTGACATTACCATCTAAATCAAAACAAGGTCCAAATGTAAAGAAAGGATAAATTGATATGCTATTCTTATTTCTTAATAGAAAAATGTTACGGgtacacaaaaaattaattattttgtatgtatataaatacatgtagtatttaacttattttttatctttattttgtATTCTAGTATGTAATTTATAGCCGTTGATTTTGATATATATGTTGCATAGTTCACCAATCAACTTATATGCATctctttctttcatttttttttaaaatttaattatacatatttattaaaatgacaacataataacaaaaatttatcTCACTAGATAAGTTAACTAGATGGATCAAACGATGTTATTATGCCTTATTATATGCCATATATCATATTTATTAAGATAATTAGTAAATTTAATTGAACATTtataagttttaaaaatatacaaaaaatatcttttattaattgcaacacattttttctttctataatATTTACTATTcaataaatatttgaaatgtATAAAAAGTATAAATTAATTGGTAAGttattaaaatccaaaaataatatttaagaatttaattttacaCAATATTCAATTGAATATTatcatatcataaaaaataacaaatatttaaataacGTATAAAATCTTTTACACCATCAATAATCGAAATTAAACTATTAATTTGACACAACACATAATTAGACTTCACTTATTAGTTATTAGCATTGGATTATGTATGAATATCATTCAatatattcttttttcttttttttttttaacagaatggataaagaacaagttaATAAATGATCAAATAAATTCTATTTGACGTGGTTGAATCTTGAATGCTTCCATTTCCATTTTGTATTTACAAAGTAGCTTCCTTGTCCGCGTTTACTTTGCCAATTTCAAACTTCAATCCAACCCTCTCTATCTATCTCTCCTCTTCATTGCGCGTCTCGTGTTATTCAACTTTGCTCTTCTCACTTCTCGCACTCTTCTTTACATTTCTTCAAGGTAACTAACTATCTCATGCTTCCTACTTTTTTTATCACTTCAATTTTCGATCTTTTCATGTGGTTTCTGCTATTCCTTCGTGATTTCTTTCTCATTGTTCTGTTATACATGGTttctgttaaaaaaaataaaaacttggGATgctgtttttgttgtttttcttagCAGCTATTTTGTCAAGTTTCGATTTTTTTACTTCAAAGTTTGTTGTGAATTTTGGTTTCGTGTTGACTAGGAAGAGTGAGAAAAGTAAAACTAGGAATCCCTAAATTCGATTTTTGAGGGGATTACAAACTCGCTGTAATTGATTACCTGATGAGTGTGCTAAGAATCTCGACTCTGTTTGTTTGGTTTTGTTTGTTGGCTTATATCAATGATTATTGAATAGTTCTTGCTTGCATTTTTAGGTACAAGTTAATTTGTCTTGATATCAGATAGGATCATTGTTTTGTCTATATCTGATCAAATCCTTCTGAGAGAGAATGTTTGGTTCAAAGAAATCTCCTCTGAAAGCTGTTAAGCCTAGCTCTGCCGACCCTGCCTATCATGTTAAATCAGGTTCCAATCCGTTTGATTCTGATGATGAGGCAAATGGTAACAGGAAGTATAATTCGGCGAGGAAGTCTGATCACCATGCATTAGTTTCACATGAAGTTAGCACAAACCCCTTTGATGTTGTTGATACCCACGGGCACGGTTCATCTTCATCTTACGCCTATTCATCTGCCGATCGGAACAGATATAAGAATGATTTCCGTGACACTGGAGGTTTGGAGAGTCAATCAGTGCAAGAGTTGGAGAATTATGCTGTTTACAAGGCTGAAGAGACCACCAAGTCGGTGAAGAACTCGTTGAAGATAGCTGAGGAGATAAGAGAGGATGCGACCAAAACTTTGGTGATGCTGCATCAACAAGGCGAGCAGATTACCAGGAGTCACAATGTCGCTGTTGACATTGACCAAGATTTGAGTCGGGTATTGTTCTTGTTATTGCATAGTTAATTAGCGCAATTGTTTTGGGCCTAGTGTATTGGTGGTTTCTTTGTGGTGTTATACCTTGGTGAAAACAATGTTGCGGCTTTTGTTGTGCGTTCCTTTCCAAGGAGAATATGAATGGCATTATCGACTAAATGTTCGTTATCTTATTACTGGTTGCAGGGAGAAAAGCTTTTGGGAAGTCTTGGTGGCATGTTCTCCAAAACTTGGAAACCAAAGAAGCCAGGCACAGTTAAAGGACCTGTCGTTTTCAGAGGttaatattatgtttatctGTTCACCTTgtaaattttagtaattttaggAGTATCTTGACCATTGACATTATGTTCTTCATGACACAGATGATCCTGTTAGAACGAAGGGCAGCCACTTGGAACAGAAAGAGAAGTTGGGACTGACTTCTGCTTCTAAAGGGCAGTCAAGGACACAGAAGGCACATTCTGAGCCAACAAATGCACTTGAAAAAGTTGAGGTATGTTTCAATGCAGTGAAGGTGTGTCCAATTATCTTGTGTTGTGATCAAGATAGTTTGCCATTGTCATAAACCATATCTTCGAATAACTTTTGATAGAAGCATCACATGAATGATTTAATACCTTGACATGTAGCATACACGAGCTTCTTTGGCCTTGAGGTGTAGAGTATACATACTGATCTTCTAGGGACCAAATTAGTAGTTTGCTCTTATTTAGAATATTGTATTTTTCTCATACCAATAACCTACCATGctatagttattattattattccagcCTGGATGCTGCAATTTTTGTTTGTCATACTCCCTTCATATTATTGTACAGTGTTTTCTTTGTTGTTACTGTTGAATTCAGATACTGAATAGTGTCCCGAAACAGGTTGAACATGGAAAGCAAGACGATGCACTGTCCGATTTAAGTGATCTGTTGGGAGAACTTAAAGGCATGGCTATTGACATGGGATCTGAAATCGATATGTAAGTCAATTGATTATGTGTTCTCTAATTTTACTTTCTAAGAAGTTGTAGATATTATTGAACACCAATGTAGTTTCTTGTGAGGATTATAGTTTAACTGATCAACATCGATGCTTTCTCCGGTTATAGTTTAACTGGAAATTAACTATAAGTGATTTTGATAATGTTGCAGACAAAACAAAGCCCTGGATGGTTTTGAAACTGATGCAGATATGTTGAATATCCGCATGAATGGTGCCAATCAACGCGGGCGTCACCTACTCAGAAAATAGGCCGGTGCTGATGCAGATCATAATAAGATTGGTTTCAACTTGTGTTGTTTCCTTCCTACCCTGCTTCAACACTTTTCATTATTCTGTGGATGGGGATTTGAACATTCTATGAAACTATAGTTTTGatgtcatcatcatcatcgtgtACAATGCACTTTATGGGGGCAAAAAATTGTTTCTGTAATATAGTATTTGATTTGATATTTGAGATTATTTATGAAATCTATATCATGATTCATACATAAACCTGCTAAGATAGAATTTGGGTTAACTTCAACTGAAACTAAAATAATTGAAACCAACAATTTTATTCACAAGTTCATTATACAACTTATATGTTTCTTCAAATATGATGTTATTGCAACAGCTATAATGCTCATTACTTACAATTATCATGAGATATGCAATTCCATGGTCCTAGTGTGTAGTGTACAACATTCAATAGATAAAACTTTAGAAGACGTGTGGTTTGTAAAAGATTTTCAAATTGCTGAAATCTTATATTGTAAAACCATTCAGATATAAGATTTTTGGTGTAAATTTTCTAAGAGTGTAAAAACATTCTTCTAACCACACATCCTTTTAAAGTTTTCGGTGCCTAGAACAAGCTGGGGCATCAAAGTTGGGGTATACAATAAATGCAATGGACAAAGGAGAGATATATATTGGAGAATGCACATTGCTTTTTACTGGCTCCAATGTTGGTATATCTCCCTCGTTTGTTAGCTTCAATGGAATACCATTCAGCACCATGGTTTGGCTTCGAAGGTAACCATCTTTTGGAGTTAAGTGGTACTCCTCTCTGAATGTCACATCTGATCCTTTCGCTCCGACCCAGGAGAACGCCCTCTTGAGGCGAGCAATGAATGAGTCATCGTCTTTCTGGGTGGTTTTGGCCGTGTTATTCTCTTCAACACTTGCGGTCACAGGGTTCCGAATGTTGAGTATGAAACGAGTCTGATTACTTAAGTTGATAAGTAGTAGTGTCACACCCTCCTGTATGATGAAATTGATGAGAATTTCAACAAAGcttgaaaattttgaaacaaacaGAGAGCTTGTATTTTTCTAAGTTAATGCACTTACTCTGTCTTTTGAACAATGAGCATAAGTGCGCAAAAATGGGGAAGAAACATCACTTGAAACTGCAAGAACCCTCTTTCCCATTAGCCGATGCCACAAAAGTGCACTGTTCATACACAAGAACAGAAATAGATATGTTCAGCACTGATTTAGTGTTAtaaatcttttttgtttttgcagCTATCAACTTCCACTTACCTGTAATAGTCAGGGTTGGGAGTGAAAGTGGTAACATTGATAAGGCCATAATTCCCTCCGATTAAAGTCTGCCGGCAATAAACTTTAGTGTTGTAGGTGGAAGCCATTCCAAGTTGATCCAAGTACCTGTAAGAAATTGAAATTTCCAAACTTACAATTAATGCACTCTATACTGTCAGTGCATAAAAGATAAACTCGAGAGAATGTCAATGTCATAATCCTCGAATGGACGATGAAGATTACCAAAAGCTGTTCAAGAATGAGTTGGAAACAGAAGGACTGCCGCTGTTGTATGCACCGCCAGCTTCTCCTACCCATGCAGAAGACCAAGGGCCATGTTCTTGAATGGTTTCTGTAAGATTGCGGAAAATATATTCTACCCTGCTCAAGCGTATAGGATCTAGAATTTTCCTTTCAAGATGCTGGTCGCTACCTGAAAATGATAATTAACTACATCTGATTCTGACTGATTCCAGTCAAAAGTCTAAACTGCTTACAAGAAATTggaaaagtagaaaaagaaaggattACATAGATATATTACAATATCAAATACTTGGTCCATTCCCTTTTATCTGTCACTGTCACTTCCAATGATAGATAAAATGAAATGGAAACAGTATTTGGTAAAAATGACAATAGTAGAAACTAGAAAGAGTTAGGTAAGTATAGACCAACCTGGTCCCAAATTATATAAGTGATGAGTCACAACATTGATTATGCCAGAACCTGAAACTTGAAGAAGCTTGTCATACCACTGCTTTTCATAAAATCCACCTGGTGCTACgagtgaaggtttgaacttGGAGTTCTCATACAATACATCAATAATTTGTTTGAGTTTAATCAAGTCTTTTCCATACTGCGCAACACCGACACTAGCACCAATGCCTTTACCACTCAACTCATTACCTACAGCAGAATATTCAAGAAAGGTAAGTCACAAGCATCAAACAGAGGATGACTTTAACAAATAAGTATCCGTTTTCCTACCAAGTTCCCATGAATCAATCTTGTATCCCTTCGAAACAGTGTATTTAAGAAAATCGTAAGTATTCTGAGGGTCCCAAGCTCCTTCCCAAACATTATGCCTAATCTGGTGCTTCCCATGGAGTGCATTCAGTCCAAAAATCACAATGGCTCTGCAAGTGTCAAAGTCCAATTAAATTACCACAGAAGCCATATAAGTATACAACTGAATATTAGAATGCAGCTAAGTTGGAAGTCATTCCGAAATCTCAACAAAGGGTGAAGAAATTCTCACCCTGTCTTATTGAAAAACTGATTCAGCTCATCCCACCTTTGCATGTGTAAACATCCCTTTGAAAATCCAAACAATCCACCACTCATCTTTTGAAATGGATGACAAGGAGTTTGCAGTCCTATATCATACAGCACCTGATCTTGCAAAGAACCTCCAAGTCTTATCCTCAAAGGCTTGAAAGCTAATCACACAACCATTATTCAAAGAATAACATCATACTTTAAGTCACTATACCGGATATGATACTCACGCCCTTCTCTTTTATATGTTATTGTCAATTTCTGATACTTCCTAGTATCCAAATACAGAGATCCAAGGATGTATCAAAAAGTAACAGTGACAGATAAAAAGTAACAGAGCAAGTATTAGAGAAAGCTTATTGTTACTGAACAAATGCAAATATACTCGAACCTTGGATAGCTTTGGCAAGGAAAGGATGAGTCAAATCCTGGAAAAATCAATCCACATTGAATTGAACAATGACTAAAGCTTCTTTTTCCAGAGTCCTAATTGGGAGAGGGAGTTGAATAGAAACATGAATTAAGAGAAATACTCACCAAATTTGAAACAGAAGAATGTCCCCATGGACAATGGTTGTAGTCACACTTATCATGAGGCCACCAATCAATAGTTGCACAGACATAGTTATCACCTGTTTCGGCTTTTGCTTGAGCTCCATCAACCAGAAGTGAACCATGTGCTATATCTTGACTTAAAGTAACGCGAAGAACACTCAAAAGAAGAAACAATGCAAGATGGATTCCCATTATTGGCTCAGTTACAGTGCTATCCAAGTCCAACACAACTAATCCAAACTAAGTTCTGTAAGGGATGAAAAGCTAAATTACACACAGATCTTCTGGAACTATATAGTATAGCAATTTTGTTGTGTCTGATTTCGAAGATATGAAATGATAAATGTTTTCAGACTAATATTACATAGTGATGAGTCGCTGTTAAATTGGCAACATAAATGTTTGATTTGCCTaaagtgaaatattttgaataCTACGATCTTCTGAATTAATGTGGTATGTCATAAATATTATGAACATTCTGATAACAATAACATACTTTACTcataaacagaaaaataataagGGTGAATATTGTGATCTTCCGAATTAATGATGGCATGTCATAACTCATAAATATTGAATATGACAATAACATAAATTCTAGTGATGAATTCACTAGGTAATGATAGTATTCCCTAAGCAATTTTACCCACACTGAAAAGACTTTATcagaaaaacaaattttcaacaaaaacatAATCACATGTCTAATTAAATCCCATCACAACATTAGACTGGAAAAGTCAtgtaacaaataaataaatagatagatAACTTCATTGTGCCATTAATTAATCATGATAATCAGTTGAGCGGACGAGGCTCATTCTCCCTTAACAAAGTACTTGACGCTTGATATCTCagttaagaaaaagaaaatagtaataatcaTGATCTATTGTTAATCTTCAGTTTGAAGTTTGAAGACTCAGTCAAACAAGttatattattcttttcttATCTAAGAAAACCCACTATAAATTCATCTCTGATCCAgtcaaaagaaattaaaaaaataagtaaataa is a window encoding:
- the LOC130944139 gene encoding SNAP25 homologous protein SNAP33 isoform X2; the protein is MFGSKKSPLKAVKPSSADPAYHVKSGSNPFDSDDEANGNRKYNSARKSDHHALVSHEVSTNPFDVVDTHGHGSSSSYAYSSADRNRYKNDFRDTGGLESQSVQELENYAVYKAEETTKSVKNSLKIAEEIREDATKTLVMLHQQGEQITRSHNVAVDIDQDLSRGEKLLGSLGGMFSKTWKPKKPGTVKGPVVFRDDPVRTKGSHLEQKEKLGLTSASKGQSRTQKAHSEPTNALEKVEVEHGKQDDALSDLSDLLGELKGMAIDMGSEIDIQNKALDGFETDADMLNIRMNGANQRGRHLLRK
- the LOC130944139 gene encoding SNAP25 homologous protein SNAP33 isoform X1; protein product: MFGSKKSPLKAVKPSSADPAYHVKSGSNPFDSDDEANGNRKYNSARKSDHHALVSHEVSTNPFDVVDTHGHGSSSSYAYSSADRNRYKNDFRDTGGLESQSVQELENYAVYKAEETTKSVKNSLKIAEEIREDATKTLVMLHQQGEQITRSHNVAVDIDQDLSRGEKLLGSLGGMFSKTWKPKKPGTVKGPVVFRDDPVRTKGSHLEQKEKLGLTSASKGQSRTQKAHSEPTNALEKVEVCFNAVKVEHGKQDDALSDLSDLLGELKGMAIDMGSEIDIQNKALDGFETDADMLNIRMNGANQRGRHLLRK
- the LOC130944138 gene encoding heparanase-like protein 1; protein product: MGIHLALFLLLSVLRVTLSQDIAHGSLLVDGAQAKAETGDNYVCATIDWWPHDKCDYNHCPWGHSSVSNLDLTHPFLAKAIQAFKPLRIRLGGSLQDQVLYDIGLQTPCHPFQKMSGGLFGFSKGCLHMQRWDELNQFFNKTGAIVIFGLNALHGKHQIRHNVWEGAWDPQNTYDFLKYTVSKGYKIDSWELGNELSGKGIGASVGVAQYGKDLIKLKQIIDVLYENSKFKPSLVAPGGFYEKQWYDKLLQVSGSGIINVVTHHLYNLGPGSDQHLERKILDPIRLSRVEYIFRNLTETIQEHGPWSSAWVGEAGGAYNSGSPSVSNSFLNSFWYLDQLGMASTYNTKVYCRQTLIGGNYGLINVTTFTPNPDYYSALLWHRLMGKRVLAVSSDVSSPFLRTYAHCSKDREGVTLLLINLSNQTRFILNIRNPVTASVEENNTAKTTQKDDDSFIARLKRAFSWVGAKGSDVTFREEYHLTPKDGYLRSQTMVLNGIPLKLTNEGDIPTLEPVKSNVHSPIYISPLSIAFIVYPNFDAPACSRHRKL